From the Theobroma cacao cultivar B97-61/B2 chromosome 2, Criollo_cocoa_genome_V2, whole genome shotgun sequence genome, one window contains:
- the LOC18609195 gene encoding two-component response regulator ARR22 yields MKQISSHELEHNTASAVSTYISSCPKGKTNKMANRIMALVVDDNLLNQRIHSTLLNKHGIETEVMGNGKEAVDAHLSGKKFDLILMDRDMPVMNGIQATRKLREMGVRSIIVGLSSHSSEQVKEFMEAGLNDYQEKPLTLTKLTSILQRWNLNL; encoded by the exons atgaagcaaatttCTTCGCACGAGTTAGAACACAACACAGCCTCTGCAGTCTCAACTTACATCTCGAGCTGCCCCAAAG GGAAAACTAATAAAATGGCGAACAGGATCATGGCGCTTGTTGTCGATGATAACTTGTTGAATCAAAGGATTCACAGCACACTTTTAAACAAACATGGCATAGAGACAGAGGTGATGGGGAACGGGAAGGAAGCTGTGGATGCCCACTTATCAGGAAAGAAATTTGACTTGATACTGATGGATAGGGATATGCCGGTCATGAATGGCATCCAG GCGACGAGGAAACTTAGAGAAATGGGCGTACGCAGCATCATCGTGGGCCTCTCATCACACTCATCGGAACAAGTAAAAGAATTTATGGAGGCAGGTCTTAATGACTATCAAGAGAAGCCTCTGACGTTAACTAAGCTCACCTCTATTCTACAAAGATGGAACCTCAATCTTTGA